One window of the Shewanella maritima genome contains the following:
- the atpG gene encoding F0F1 ATP synthase subunit gamma: MAGAKEIKTKIASVKNTQKITSAMEMVAASKMRKAQDRMEASRPYAENMRKVIGHVAQGTLEFKHPYLEVRDAKRVGYIVVATDRGLCGGLNINLFKQVVADMKKWKDQGAEIEFCPIGARSVQFFNSFGGDIAAHASGLGDEPKLADLIGTVHVMLQAYNEGKLDRLFIVYNKFVNTMTQTPVIEQLLPLPKSEEEVAKYPWDYIYEPDPKAILETLLTRYVESQVYQGVVENVASEQAARMVAMKAATDNAGELIDDLQLVYNKARQAAITQELSEIVSGAAAV; the protein is encoded by the coding sequence ATGGCCGGCGCAAAAGAGATTAAAACCAAGATCGCGAGTGTGAAAAACACTCAGAAGATCACTTCCGCTATGGAAATGGTAGCTGCGAGTAAAATGCGTAAAGCACAAGACCGCATGGAAGCTAGCCGTCCATATGCAGAAAATATGCGTAAGGTGATCGGTCACGTCGCGCAAGGTACTCTTGAATTTAAACATCCATATTTGGAAGTTCGAGATGCTAAGCGGGTTGGTTACATTGTTGTGGCAACCGACCGTGGCCTTTGTGGTGGTTTGAACATCAACTTGTTTAAGCAAGTTGTTGCAGACATGAAGAAGTGGAAAGACCAAGGTGCTGAAATTGAGTTCTGCCCAATTGGTGCCCGTTCTGTACAGTTCTTCAATAGCTTCGGCGGTGATATCGCTGCCCATGCATCAGGTTTAGGTGACGAGCCTAAGCTAGCTGACCTAATTGGTACAGTTCACGTGATGCTACAAGCTTACAACGAAGGCAAACTGGATCGTCTATTCATCGTATACAACAAGTTTGTAAACACGATGACTCAGACTCCTGTGATCGAACAGCTGCTACCTTTGCCTAAATCGGAAGAAGAAGTAGCTAAGTATCCTTGGGATTACATTTACGAGCCGGATCCAAAAGCAATTTTGGAAACATTATTAACTCGTTATGTTGAGTCTCAAGTTTATCAAGGCGTTGTTGAAAACGTTGCTTCAGAGCAAGCTGCCCGTATGGTAGCGATGAAAGCAGCAACCGATAACGCTGGCGAACTAATCGACGATTTGCAATTAGTCTATAACAAGGCCCGTCAGGCTGCGATTACGCAAGAACTGTCGGAAATTGTATCAGGCGCTGCAGCGGTTTAG
- the atpD gene encoding F0F1 ATP synthase subunit beta, whose amino-acid sequence MSTGTVVQVIGAVVDVEFPQDSVPQVYDALKITGEGACNGLVLEVQQQLGGGVVRTIAMGSSDGLRRGLEVENSGAPISVPVGEKTLGRIMNVLGQPIDEAGEIGEEERYEIHREAPSYEDQSNTTELLETGIKVIDLVCPFAKGGKVGLFGGAGVGKTVNMMELINNIAKAHSGLSVFAGVGERTREGNDFYYEMEDSGVLDKVAMVYGQMNEPPGNRLRVALTGLTMAEKFRDEGRDVLLFVDNIYRYTLAGTEVSALLGRMPSAVGYQPTLAEEMGVLQERITSTKTGSITSVQAVYVPADDLTDPSPATTFAHLDATVVLSRNIASLGIYPAVDPLDSTSRQLDPQVVGQEHYDVASGVQTVLQRYKELKDIIAILGMDELSDEDKTTVFRARKIEKYLSQPFFVAEVFTGSPGKYVSLKDTIRGFKGILEGEFDHLPEQAFYMVGSIDEVVEKANKK is encoded by the coding sequence ATGAGCACAGGTACTGTTGTCCAAGTAATTGGCGCGGTTGTGGACGTAGAGTTTCCACAAGATTCTGTACCTCAGGTATATGACGCTCTGAAGATCACAGGTGAAGGCGCCTGTAATGGCTTGGTGCTGGAAGTTCAGCAGCAGCTAGGTGGTGGTGTAGTTCGTACCATCGCTATGGGTTCTTCTGATGGTCTGCGTCGTGGTCTTGAGGTTGAAAACTCAGGTGCACCTATTTCAGTTCCGGTTGGGGAAAAAACCCTTGGCCGTATCATGAACGTTTTAGGTCAACCTATCGATGAAGCAGGTGAAATTGGTGAAGAAGAGCGTTACGAAATTCACCGTGAAGCTCCTTCATACGAAGATCAATCGAACACAACTGAACTTCTAGAGACTGGTATCAAGGTAATCGACCTTGTATGTCCATTCGCTAAGGGTGGTAAAGTTGGTCTGTTCGGTGGTGCGGGTGTTGGTAAGACAGTTAACATGATGGAACTGATTAACAACATCGCTAAGGCACACTCGGGTCTTTCTGTATTCGCTGGTGTAGGTGAGCGTACTCGTGAGGGTAACGACTTCTACTACGAGATGGAAGATTCAGGCGTACTTGATAAAGTAGCCATGGTATACGGTCAGATGAACGAGCCTCCAGGAAACCGTCTACGCGTAGCGTTGACTGGTCTGACTATGGCTGAGAAGTTCCGTGACGAAGGTCGTGACGTACTATTGTTCGTTGACAACATCTACCGTTACACACTTGCAGGTACTGAGGTATCAGCACTTCTAGGTCGTATGCCTTCTGCGGTAGGTTATCAGCCGACTCTAGCTGAAGAAATGGGTGTTCTACAGGAACGTATTACTTCAACTAAGACTGGTTCGATTACTTCTGTACAAGCTGTATACGTACCTGCGGATGACTTAACGGATCCGTCACCAGCTACAACCTTCGCTCACTTAGACGCGACAGTTGTACTTTCACGTAATATTGCATCGCTAGGTATTTACCCTGCGGTTGACCCACTGGATTCGACTTCTCGTCAGCTAGATCCACAAGTTGTTGGTCAAGAGCACTATGACGTTGCAAGTGGTGTACAAACAGTATTACAGCGCTACAAAGAGCTGAAAGACATTATTGCTATTCTGGGTATGGACGAATTATCTGATGAAGATAAGACAACTGTATTCCGTGCACGTAAGATTGAGAAATACCTATCTCAACCTTTCTTCGTAGCAGAAGTGTTTACAGGTTCTCCAGGTAAGTACGTTTCTCTTAAAGACACTATCCGTGGCTTCAAGGGCATCTTGGAAGGTGAATTCGATCACCTACCAGAGCAAGCGTTCTACATGGTTGGTTCTATCGACGAAGTAGTCGAAAAAGCTAACAAAAAATAA
- the atpA gene encoding F0F1 ATP synthase subunit alpha: MQLNSTEISDLIKQRIEQFDVVSEARNEGTIVAVSDGIIRINGLADVMQGEMIELPGGRFAIALNLERDSVGAVVMGPYADLAEGAKVKTTGRILEVPVGNGLLGRVVNTLGEPIDGKGPIDNDGFSPVEVIAPGVIERKSVSQPIQTGYKAVDAMIPIGRGQRELIIGDRQTGKTAMAIDAIINQKDSGIKCVYVAVGQKASTIANVVRKLEEHGALANTIVVVASASEAAALQYLAPYSGCSMGEYFRDRGEDSLIVYDDLSKQAVAYRQISLLLKRPPGREAYPGDVFYLHSRLLERASRVNEEYVEKFTNGEVKGKTGSLTALPIIETQAGDVSAFVPTNVISITDGQIFLETDLFNSGLRPAVNPGISVSRVGGAAQTKIIKKLSGGIRTALAQYRELAAFSQFASDLDDATRAQLEHGERVTELMKQKQYAPMSVAAQAVSIFAAEKGYLKAVAINEIGRFEAALLAYMNSEHAELMNNINATGDYNADIEGELKAGMDKFIETQTW, from the coding sequence ATGCAACTGAATTCCACTGAAATCAGCGATCTGATTAAGCAGCGGATCGAGCAGTTCGACGTCGTTAGTGAAGCTCGCAACGAAGGTACTATCGTTGCAGTAAGTGACGGCATCATTCGCATTAACGGCCTTGCCGATGTAATGCAAGGTGAGATGATCGAATTGCCAGGTGGCCGTTTTGCAATCGCGTTGAACTTAGAACGTGATAGTGTCGGTGCCGTAGTGATGGGCCCTTATGCTGATCTAGCAGAAGGCGCAAAAGTAAAAACCACTGGTCGTATTCTTGAAGTACCAGTAGGTAATGGTCTATTAGGCCGCGTTGTTAACACTCTTGGTGAGCCAATTGACGGTAAAGGACCAATCGATAACGATGGTTTCTCTCCTGTTGAAGTAATTGCTCCAGGTGTTATTGAACGTAAATCTGTATCACAACCAATTCAAACTGGTTATAAAGCCGTTGACGCTATGATCCCAATCGGTCGTGGTCAGCGTGAGCTTATCATTGGTGACCGTCAGACTGGTAAAACAGCGATGGCTATCGATGCAATTATCAACCAGAAAGATTCTGGCATTAAGTGTGTTTACGTAGCAGTTGGTCAAAAAGCATCAACTATTGCAAACGTAGTACGCAAGCTAGAAGAACATGGCGCGCTAGCTAACACTATCGTAGTGGTTGCATCAGCTTCTGAAGCTGCAGCACTACAATACCTAGCACCATACTCTGGTTGTTCTATGGGTGAATACTTCCGTGACCGCGGTGAAGATTCTTTAATCGTATATGATGATCTATCTAAGCAAGCAGTTGCTTACCGTCAGATCTCACTACTATTGAAGCGTCCACCAGGACGTGAAGCATACCCAGGTGACGTATTCTATCTACACTCTCGTCTACTAGAGCGTGCATCACGCGTAAACGAAGAGTATGTAGAGAAGTTCACTAACGGTGAAGTAAAAGGTAAGACTGGTTCTTTAACCGCACTACCTATTATTGAAACCCAAGCTGGTGACGTATCAGCGTTCGTACCTACCAACGTAATTTCGATTACCGACGGTCAGATCTTCCTAGAGACCGACCTATTTAACTCTGGCCTACGTCCAGCTGTTAACCCAGGTATTTCGGTATCTCGTGTAGGTGGTGCAGCGCAGACTAAGATCATCAAGAAACTGTCTGGTGGTATCCGTACCGCACTTGCACAGTATCGTGAGCTTGCAGCGTTCTCACAATTTGCATCTGACTTAGATGATGCAACTCGTGCTCAACTTGAGCATGGTGAGCGAGTAACCGAATTAATGAAGCAAAAGCAATATGCTCCTATGAGCGTAGCTGCACAGGCTGTGTCTATTTTCGCAGCTGAAAAAGGCTACCTAAAAGCTGTTGCTATCAATGAAATCGGTCGCTTTGAAGCCGCTCTGCTTGCATACATGAACAGCGAACATGCTGAGCTTATGAACAACATCAACGCTACTGGCGATTACAACGCTGATATCGAAGGTGAGTTAAAAGCAGGCATGGACAAGTTCATTGAAACCCAAACCTGGTAA
- the atpF gene encoding F0F1 ATP synthase subunit B, translating into MSINATLLGQAISFTLFVWFCMKFVWPPLINAIEERQKKIADGLADAGRAAKDLELAQAKATEQLKEAKATANEIIEQANKRKAQIVEEAKAEADAERAKIIAQGQAEIESERNRVKDDLRKQVATLAVVGAEKILERSIDPEAHSDIVDKLVAEI; encoded by the coding sequence ATGAGTATTAACGCTACCCTGCTAGGCCAAGCGATCTCTTTTACACTCTTCGTGTGGTTCTGCATGAAGTTTGTATGGCCGCCGCTGATTAATGCTATCGAAGAGCGCCAAAAGAAAATTGCTGATGGTCTGGCTGATGCCGGCCGTGCTGCAAAAGATCTAGAGTTGGCTCAAGCGAAAGCTACAGAGCAACTTAAAGAAGCTAAAGCAACAGCTAACGAAATTATTGAGCAAGCTAACAAGCGTAAAGCTCAAATCGTTGAAGAAGCAAAAGCAGAAGCAGATGCTGAGCGCGCTAAAATTATCGCTCAGGGTCAAGCAGAAATTGAAAGCGAACGTAATCGCGTGAAAGATGACTTGCGTAAGCAAGTTGCTACTCTAGCCGTAGTTGGCGCAGAGAAGATTCTTGAGCGTTCGATTGATCCAGAAGCGCACAGCGACATTGTTGATAAACTTGTTGCTGAAATTTGA
- a CDS encoding F0F1 ATP synthase subunit epsilon, with the protein MAAMTVKLDIVSAENSMYHGEVSFFEVSGVEGELGIMPNHAPLLTKIKPGMARIIKQDGSEDVMYLSGGILEVQPASISVLADVAMRADDIDEKAALEAKQRAEQAIANAGADFDYEAATIELAKSLAQLRVVETIKKNIAR; encoded by the coding sequence ATGGCAGCCATGACAGTCAAACTTGATATTGTTAGTGCGGAAAACAGCATGTACCACGGCGAAGTGAGCTTCTTTGAAGTGAGCGGCGTTGAAGGTGAGTTAGGTATCATGCCTAACCATGCTCCATTACTAACAAAAATCAAACCTGGCATGGCGCGCATTATCAAGCAAGATGGCAGTGAAGATGTGATGTACCTTTCAGGGGGAATCCTCGAGGTACAGCCAGCTTCTATCTCTGTGCTTGCAGATGTAGCAATGCGCGCTGATGATATTGATGAAAAAGCTGCGCTTGAAGCTAAGCAACGTGCTGAGCAAGCAATTGCAAATGCCGGTGCTGACTTCGATTACGAAGCGGCAACAATCGAATTAGCTAAATCTTTAGCTCAATTACGTGTTGTTGAAACCATCAAAAAGAATATCGCCAGATAA
- the atpE gene encoding F0F1 ATP synthase subunit C, producing METVISFTAIAVAIMIGLAALGTGIGFAILGGKFLEASARQPELAPALQTKMFIVAGLLDAISMIAVGVALFFVFANPFVAQLAG from the coding sequence ATGGAAACTGTAATTAGCTTTACAGCAATCGCTGTTGCAATCATGATTGGCTTAGCAGCGCTAGGTACTGGTATTGGCTTCGCTATCTTAGGTGGTAAGTTCTTAGAAGCTTCTGCTCGTCAGCCAGAACTTGCTCCAGCTCTACAAACTAAAATGTTCATCGTAGCTGGTCTACTTGATGCGATCTCTATGATTGCAGTTGGTGTTGCATTATTCTTCGTATTCGCGAACCCATTCGTAGCTCAACTAGCTGGTTAA
- the atpH gene encoding F0F1 ATP synthase subunit delta, with protein MAELSTIARPYAKAAFDFAVENQAVDSWTEMLAFAALVSENESMQPLLNGTLASAEIASLFIKVCGEQVNEQGQNLIKVMAENNRLAILPSVSELFVEYRNEWAKEVEAQVTSASELSDEQKQQISVSLEKRLARKVKLNCSIDASLLGGVIIKSGDLVIDGSVSGKLSRLSETLQS; from the coding sequence ATGGCTGAATTAAGCACCATCGCTCGCCCTTACGCAAAGGCAGCTTTTGATTTTGCTGTTGAAAATCAAGCAGTGGACAGCTGGACAGAAATGTTAGCTTTTGCTGCATTGGTAAGTGAAAACGAATCAATGCAACCACTGTTAAATGGCACTCTAGCGAGCGCCGAAATCGCATCACTATTTATTAAAGTATGTGGCGAGCAAGTAAACGAGCAAGGGCAGAACCTAATTAAGGTTATGGCTGAGAATAATCGTTTAGCGATACTACCTTCAGTATCAGAATTGTTCGTTGAGTACCGCAATGAGTGGGCGAAAGAAGTTGAAGCACAAGTTACTTCAGCTTCTGAGCTAAGCGATGAGCAAAAACAGCAAATTAGTGTTTCTTTAGAGAAACGTCTCGCACGCAAAGTTAAGCTGAACTGTAGCATTGACGCATCGCTATTAGGCGGTGTGATTATTAAATCAGGCGACCTAGTCATTGATGGCTCGGTAAGCGGTAAATTATCGCGTCTGTCTGAAACGCTACAGTCGTAA
- the atpB gene encoding F0F1 ATP synthase subunit A: MATTGEALTATGYIQHHLTNAKMCFDESGVAFNYACQDAGFWTWHVDSLLFSVGLGMLFLWLFRKAGKKATTGVPGKFQCFVEMCVEGVDRIVKDSFSGRNALIAPLALTIFIWVFLMNLMDLVPIDFVPEAANRLLGVPYLKIVPTTDLNVTLGMSLSVFALIIFYSIKVKGVGGFTKEMTLNPFNHWALIPVNLILETVTLVAKPISLALRLFGNLYAGELIFILIALMPWWAQFALSVPWAIFHILVIVLQAFIFMMLTIVYLSMAHEEH, from the coding sequence ATGGCGACAACTGGTGAAGCATTAACTGCTACCGGATACATCCAGCATCACTTGACCAATGCTAAAATGTGCTTCGACGAAAGCGGAGTTGCTTTTAACTATGCATGTCAAGATGCTGGTTTTTGGACTTGGCACGTTGACTCACTTTTGTTTTCAGTTGGCTTAGGTATGCTATTTTTGTGGTTATTCCGCAAAGCTGGCAAGAAGGCAACAACTGGTGTTCCAGGCAAATTTCAATGTTTCGTTGAAATGTGTGTGGAAGGTGTAGATAGAATCGTTAAAGACTCATTTAGCGGTCGTAACGCACTAATCGCACCACTAGCTCTAACTATTTTCATCTGGGTATTCCTGATGAACTTAATGGATCTAGTCCCAATTGACTTCGTACCTGAAGCTGCAAACAGACTACTTGGTGTTCCTTACCTTAAAATTGTACCAACTACCGACTTAAACGTGACTCTAGGCATGTCTTTGAGCGTGTTTGCGTTGATTATTTTTTACAGTATCAAGGTTAAGGGTGTAGGTGGTTTCACTAAAGAAATGACCTTAAATCCATTCAACCATTGGGCACTTATTCCAGTTAACTTAATTCTGGAAACAGTAACCTTGGTTGCGAAGCCTATCTCTCTAGCGCTTCGTCTGTTTGGTAACCTGTATGCAGGTGAGTTGATCTTTATTCTGATTGCGTTAATGCCTTGGTGGGCACAGTTCGCATTATCAGTGCCTTGGGCGATTTTCCATATTTTGGTAATTGTACTTCAGGCGTTTATCTTCATGATGCTGACAATTGTTTATTTAAGCATGGCACATGAAGAACATTAA
- the glmU gene encoding bifunctional UDP-N-acetylglucosamine diphosphorylase/glucosamine-1-phosphate N-acetyltransferase GlmU, whose protein sequence is MSLNVVILAAGKGTRMRSDLPKVLHPIAHKSMVQHVIDTANSLGASGIQLVYGYGADKLQANLGEQALNWVLQAEQLGTGHAVAQANPNINDDDTVLILYGDVPLIQQSTLEKLLQAREQNGLAILTVNLANPTGYGRIVRNEGKVVGIVEQKDANAEQLLINEVNTGIMAVPGKQLKTWLENLSNDNAQGEYYLTDIIAMAHEQGVAITTAQPESAIEVEGANNRVQLAQLERAYQLREAEKLMLNGANLRDPGRIDIRGEVSLGMDVMIDVNVVLEGKVALGNNVSIGAGAIIINSEIADGATIKPYSIIENAKVGPASSAGPFARMRPGSELVEDSHIGNFVEMKKARLGKGSKAGHLTYLGDAEIGAGVNIGCGTITCNYDGANKYLTKIEDDVFVGSDTQLVAPVTIGKGSTLGAGSTITKDVGENELVITRVKQRHLKDWQRPVKQSK, encoded by the coding sequence ATGTCGTTAAATGTTGTTATCTTAGCTGCAGGCAAAGGAACCCGCATGCGCTCAGATCTACCTAAGGTGCTTCACCCAATTGCTCATAAAAGCATGGTGCAGCATGTGATTGATACCGCCAACTCATTGGGTGCGAGTGGTATTCAGTTAGTTTATGGCTATGGTGCAGATAAGCTACAAGCAAACCTAGGGGAACAAGCGTTAAATTGGGTACTACAAGCTGAGCAGCTTGGTACTGGTCATGCTGTTGCGCAGGCAAACCCAAATATTAACGATGACGACACTGTACTCATCCTTTATGGCGATGTACCGCTTATTCAACAATCGACCCTTGAAAAGTTGTTGCAAGCGCGTGAGCAAAATGGCCTGGCTATTTTGACGGTAAACCTTGCAAACCCAACAGGCTATGGCCGAATCGTACGTAATGAAGGTAAGGTCGTTGGTATCGTAGAGCAAAAAGATGCAAATGCAGAGCAACTGCTGATCAACGAAGTGAATACCGGCATTATGGCTGTACCGGGTAAACAGCTGAAAACCTGGTTAGAGAACCTGTCGAATGACAACGCGCAAGGTGAGTATTACCTAACTGATATTATCGCCATGGCCCATGAGCAAGGCGTTGCTATTACTACAGCACAACCAGAGTCTGCAATAGAAGTGGAAGGCGCGAACAACCGCGTACAGTTAGCTCAGTTAGAGCGCGCTTATCAGCTTCGAGAAGCTGAAAAACTGATGCTAAATGGTGCTAATCTGCGTGACCCAGGTCGTATTGATATCCGTGGAGAGGTCAGTTTGGGTATGGATGTAATGATCGATGTAAACGTCGTACTTGAAGGTAAAGTTGCCTTAGGTAATAACGTGTCTATTGGCGCTGGTGCAATCATTATTAATTCTGAAATTGCTGACGGCGCAACCATTAAACCTTACTCAATTATCGAAAACGCCAAAGTTGGCCCTGCGAGCAGTGCAGGCCCATTTGCTCGTATGCGTCCTGGCAGTGAGTTAGTTGAAGATAGCCATATTGGTAATTTTGTTGAAATGAAAAAAGCCCGCTTAGGTAAAGGTTCTAAAGCAGGGCACTTAACATACCTAGGTGATGCAGAAATTGGTGCAGGGGTAAATATTGGCTGCGGTACTATTACTTGTAACTATGATGGCGCGAATAAGTACCTAACTAAGATTGAAGATGATGTGTTTGTTGGCAGCGACACTCAACTCGTGGCGCCTGTTACTATTGGTAAAGGTTCAACTTTAGGTGCGGGCTCAACAATTACTAAAGATGTGGGTGAAAATGAACTGGTGATAACCCGTGTTAAACAACGTCATTTAAAGGACTGGCAGCGTCCGGTAAAGCAGTCTAAATAG